The genomic DNA gaaataaaactattttttaattataataaataatatgataatttttttttttcacaaaaatagactcatctataaaataagaggtgaagtataatgataattaacaaattaatatgttaagttagatatcaaaagattttatttgatgaatatttCATAAAGGatattaatatggtaagttagataatatgattctttagaatattctctttaaggtttttggtataacctatttgtaaccaattaatctatcattaatgtataacctatttgtaacaacttattaaaattatatagtctaaaaaaaatgttgtgtatttccgttttattatatagggtgAATGTAGCGAGACCTACACCAACTGCAGAATGGACGAGACATACTATTATTGAGCATCACCTCATATGGTACGTACGAAAGCTCCACTGTGCCCCGTGGAATGACCCGTGAAAAGTATCCGAGAACACAATTTATATGCAAACTAGCCTGGTGATGTGTACTCGTGTAGAACCATGTCTTTGGATTGGTTTCTTTTTCACAAATGTCACACCAATATTTACCACTCGCCTTTTCACCATATCATAGTGAGAGAGGATGAGCCTCGACTCTATGCTTTACCACTAGTGGTAAAGTAGCGCATTTGAAGTCCAAGGTAAATTCACAACCATCTTCAATGCATCTGAGCACACCAAATGTCTCCTTGTTGCAACCATCGCATAGTCCTTTTTCATATGGATTAGTGTAATATAAGGCATGATGGGGATGACTTGGATGGACAAATGGCTCAGAAACTGAAATGCAACAGACATCAAATTTCTTATAACCATGCTGATACATTAAACCATTGGACATTCTTTGACAAGCACTACACCAAAAGCAGTTAGCTTTGCTTGTAACTAAAGTCAGTCGTTCATTATGTTACATGTGTCATTTCTTCCTAGGAgattcagcaaacttcttatgGAGAATGAACTCACAATCCATACAACCATAGAAGGATTGGAGAGAGACGGGATGCGTGCATGCATTGCAAAGTTTGTTTTCCTCCCACATAAGACCTTTACCATTGAGTCTTAGGTAATCCTCTTTGTGGCTGATATGTTGTATTGTCTTGTCATCTATTACAACGTATGGCTCTATatcttctgtttcttcaggTATTTCTTCGAGTTCTTTCCCATTCCAGATATCCTTTCTAGTAGCGCATTTTGAATGAACGACATATTGAGGACACTTCTTACAAGAATAACCCCCACAAGTTCAGTCCACCTTCTTGCGACAAACTCCGCATATAGAATTAACAACACCAAGTACAGAAGTGAGAAAAATACGATGATCATGTCGATTAATGTTTATGAAGCGCGGAAGGGTGAGACAGTCTTGATGGATCATGAAATCGCATTGAACACATATGTAGGGGCTTCGATCTCCATTCAACCCACAAGCATTACATATAAAAGAACGAAGTCTTGGGAGAAGGGTTAGCTGGTGATGATGAACTTTCAAGTCTAGAAGAGATTGTGGTGGTGGGTTTAAAACACAACGCATATCCAAGGTGAAGttacaaaaagaacaatgatAAAAGAATTGATCAACATCTCTTCCACAAAGACGACACTTTCCATCAGAATAGTCAGGTGGTTGACCTGTTAGAAGCTTAAGAGGATGCCATGAATGGTAAGGGTGGTTTACCTCTGAATGGTGTTCCCATGATGGCTGCCATGCACAACCGGTATGGAAGGTTAAATGACATTCATGACATTTGTAAGAAAACTTTTCTCCAATATCTCCACATGCATAACAATCAAACTGAGTCAGCTTCTTGGAAAAGGTTTGTTTGTGGTGATGTTTTCCAGGAACATCAATAATTCCTGGTAGTGTGGCACAACTTAAATGTATGTTGAAGTCACAATCCCTACAACAATAGCCTGGACTGGGGATAGGCGCTCCACACAAGTCACATAAGTGAGTTGTATCACAAAGAATAAAAGCATGACTAGAGTGAGACGGATGTTCGATAGATTCAGAGGACTCTGCACATTTCTTTTGGGTGAAAAAATCACAGCTTTTGCAATAGTAGCCATCACTGACAAATTCGTAGCGTTCACAACAATCACCTCTCCGCAAATCCTTCCAAGTCACCATACGATGCTCGTGGAACAAAGGTAATGACACAGACGCTTGCTCATTGTTCATggctttaaacaaaaaaagaagaagagcaactAGTATCtctagtttggaaaaaaaaagaagaacgagAACTTATTAGGAcatgtttatagggagatcAATTTAGCGTGtttttagagtataaatattgtaaaaataatgtaagatcagtagttaagaacttttgttaagaagttagttattgggagaacatgtgtaagatcttaagatttaataatataatattcttaaacatattacaattataataatttagaaaataacattttaattgcaaactcaAAAAACTtgaactaaaattcaaaatacaataccaaatttttatgaaaaaaaaaacattttaaataattttttttaaaaaaacaaacaaacatattacttaattaattaaacaagactaaacattttatttaattaatacatagattaatgtccaaatttattccaaatattctcaatcaaatcctcctttaatttGCGATGTGCTTGTTTATCACGAATTattgtatggccatcacctaAACCCTCAAGATTTGAAGACATAGTTACTGAAAAGGTAAGATCCGGAGTAGTTccagttccatcttcttgttggaattcttgttcgtcatagagtgtgtatgaatctcgttcatcttcgacaatcatattatgcagtatgagacatgctctcataatatatgcaattttaccctttgaccataaaagagatggatttttaatcatggcgaatctagattgcaggacaccaaatgcacgctcaacgTCTTTTCCTGCACCTTCTTGACGTTCTGCAAACAATCGATATTTCGggtgttgtggttgtgggatggatttAGCAAATGTTGCCCATTCGgggtaaataccatccgtcagatagtatgccaaattatactcattttcgttgacatagtacgtaacttcgggagctcgaccgtaaataatgtcattaaatactggtgattgatcaaggacatttaaatcgttacaagtacctggagctccaaaaaatgcgtaccatatccagagatcttgtgaagctactgcctccaaaacaattgttggcttATCGGTGCCTCTtgaatacattcctttccaagcggttgggcaatttttccacttccagtgcatacagtcaatgcttccaaccatcccgggaaaaccCCTCTGTTCTCCATAAAATAGTAGCCTTTGAAGATCCTCTGGTGTTGGTCGGCGTAGGTATTCAGTGTCAAACAAGTCAACTATCCCGACGAcaaaatgttccaaacatttacgagcAGTACATGCAGCAAGACGTATGTATTCGTCAACCGAGTCCGACACAGTCCCATATGCTAAAagtcgaattgctgcagtacattgttGTAGGGGTGATAGACTATTCCGGAAGGTTGCATCcctttttggtttaaaatatggaacttcttcactgAACGATTCACAATATGCAAGAACAACGGCTTGTTCATTCGAAACCGTCGCCGGAAGTGGTGAGCATTGTAAGTCggattatcagaaaaataatcattccacaaacGTTCATGTCCTTCTTCTCGTTTTCTATCGATATATGCATGTGGTTTCCTTTCGACCGGAATTTCCTCTTCAACAGCTTCAAATTGGTTACTAAATTGCTCTTGAAAGTATTGGTTTAAACTATCGTTATTGGGATCATAATGGTAGTgaaaattgttggaagaagatgccataacagggttgagaaagaaaatgtCTTTGGTGAGAGAAGAGTGTATGATTTGGGTTGGTATGTTTGATTTGATCTTGTTctcttctcatatatatagaactttCGGACAAGAGTGTATGTTTGATTTCGgatggaagagagaagagacaaaTTCTTGTGAACTTAATTCTTGTGAACTTGGTGCATGTGAATTTGGTGCATGTGAGTGTTAACTTGGTGCATGTGAACAATCGgacaaactaaataaaattctTGTGACTCTGTCTTTGTaactaaaatccaaacaaagaaaacaaatacaggTGACTTTAAAACtagaaatcaaaatatcaagcctaaacaaaaatccaaataccAAGcctaaacaaaaatccaaataccAAGCCTAAACAAAAAATCCGATCACGGGTTCACCATTcggaagcaaacaacaacaaccgaaAATGAGACAAATTtacttgagctggatcacttggtccttgagctggatcacttggtccttgagctggatcacttgatccttgagctggatcacaagtaccttgagctggatcatttggtcgttgagctggatcacttggtcGTTGAGCTGGTTCAGTTGTGTCTCATTAGCAGGTAGTGGTTGAGCTTCACGGCTCGACAGACTTGTGAATCCAATCGCAGGAGCTGGTTCCGGAGGATAGTAACAGGTCTCAACCTCCTCTTCTGAATCGCTACTACCGTCTAATGGGCTGTTTATACCATAGTCGTATAAAGAGTCCATGACTGGTTCAACATGAAAACGAAAACACATCGATTAATTAAACATAAGCCGAGTCATTACAAAAACATGTGAAACATAAACATAAGCTGATTCATTAAAACCATATACTAGagttaaaacaaaagacaaacataCTTAGAACAAACATAAGACAAACATAAGACAAACATAAGACAAACATACTTAAAACAACATAAACTaggtttaaaacaaacataaactagAGCTAAAACAGTTCAGCCATTAGCTTTTTCTTTAgagctttttcatcttcatctagcGTTTCTTCCTTGGCAATGAGAGTGTCAAGAATGGACATCTTTTGAAGTTCTTTCATGCCCTCTAAATCCTTCTTTTTGATATCCCACATGTGACTAAACTCTGTCGATGGTGCAGCCTTCTCTTTACCTTTGTTCCTTGATTTTTTCATTGCCTTTATTCCAGCAGGCCTGCTCTCGTGCTCACCCACAACAGACCCTGAAGATGGTGCAGCATCATCggcttttcttttattagagCTGGTTGTCTTTGGATTGGGGTTCATAGGCTCTAAATTAATCCATTTCTGTTCATAGCGAAGCACATTCCAAGCATACTCCAAACCAAACTTCCTCTTGTACAGCTTAGTGTATAGTTGGTGAGCATTCTGCAGAATATCCACATCATTCATGCCACTAGCTTTCTCACCCTTTGCCTCTGTGTATGCTCCACAGAACTTACTAACTTCCCTGCTGATTTTTTGCCATCGTTGTCTACAATGATCAGGGAGCCTTGGTTCACCACCACCAAGGACATGATCACTTGTTGCATAATATTCACCAATGCGCTTCCAAAAGGACCCATACGGTTGATCATTCCCAACAATTGCATCCTTCGATGTGTTTAACCAGGCACTTATTAGGACTAAGTCATCTTGTGCGGACCATATCCTTCTCTCCGTACGCTGTTCTGCTGTCTCTTCTGTTTGACTAGGAGGTTGACTCGACTGTGAACTAGTTTGTGAACTAAAAGAAGGGATTTGAGAGGAATCAATGTTTACATTGGGAGCAAAGCTGTCGTATGGGAAGTTTAGAAGACTAAAGTAGGATTGAGACTGACTGTTAGGAGTATTATTTGATTCCATAGCAAGCAGATTTAAAACGGAAGAAGGTGAGGAAGAGAGATTATTGGAAAGTTCTTAGAGATTGGTAAGAAAGAAGGAAATGAGATTGGATAATATAGAGAAGTTAAGAAGATCATTTAATTCaaagttttgtgttgttagagaattttaattctaaataaccattacctacttcagtcaaatcagaagtaaataaaggagatttagtgttttaaataataaaaaccaaaaaaagtttggtttcgTTAAAGCATTGAACTCATTTTACAACTATAGTCTACACTATCACAACTAAACAACTAACATAGACCATTGCAATCACCATCACAATAACCAAGCAAACAACACTTTAAAGGCAACTACAATCACTTAAAATCTCTTAATAATCAGTTACTACACAACTAAAGTTCAGTTTCGTTACCATCACAACTAAAGTTCAGTTTCGTTTATGCGTAACCATTaaggggagagaaagagatatcGAGTACAccagagaaatagagagagagacgtttTGTGGGTATTGTTGTAAGGTTTGGTCAGAGTATATATTTAGAGAGAGACGTTAGCATACTATTCTATTCTttggaagagaaaaaagaagaggagagagagcgACTCTTTTCTTGGTATTGTATAAGAGCAGAGGAGAGGAACATACTACTAGTTCTTTGTGATGGGAATGAGGAGACGTGTGGGAGAACGAGAAATGGACTTTGGCCAAAGAAAATCATCCTATCAGTGACGGATTACTGACAGATTACCGACGGATTTAAGATTAAATctcttaatttcataatttttgctcaca from Camelina sativa cultivar DH55 chromosome 7, Cs, whole genome shotgun sequence includes the following:
- the LOC104704792 gene encoding glutathione S-transferase T3-like, whose product is MESNNTPNSQSQSYFSLLNFPYDSFAPNVNIDSSQIPSFSSQTSSQSSQPPSQTEETAEQRTERRIWSAQDDLVLISAWLNTSKDAIVGNDQPYGSFWKRIGEYYATSDHVLGGGEPRLPDHCRQRWQKISREVSKFCGAYTEAKGEKASGMNDVDILQNAHQLYTKLYKRKFGLEYAWNVLRYEQKWINLEPMNPNPKTTSSNKRKADDAAPSSGSVVGEHESRPAGIKAMKKSRNKGKEKAAPSTEFSHMWDIKKKDLEGMKELQKMSILDTLIAKEETLDEDEKALKKKLMAELF